In the genome of Raphanus sativus cultivar WK10039 chromosome 9, ASM80110v3, whole genome shotgun sequence, the window AtcacaaaaatcaaaataaccaaaataaattttattataaagatAACAAAATACTTATAACTTTAGATTTAACTAATTTAGACTTAAGGTGAGGAATGAGCTTTGGAGGTAGGGCTTaagatttcaaaaaataataataattaagatataaaatttaaaataaaaaattttaaaattagtttcaaaatgatttttggatttcaaaagaaaaagaatttcggaaaaaaatcgaaaaaattgAATTGAAAGAAAGTTATTtccaaaaattaagaaaatatttattttattttctaatttatttaaatatttatatatctatagaaTATAAGTATAAGCATTTTTAGTTCTTAATGAAATCTATTTGTGTCATTTTCTTCATTATGTATTCTTTTAGTCAAAAATACTCATTTTAGGTTCTTTTGAAAGAGTTAACctattaattattacaaaaatagttaCTAGTCTAACTTAGTTTATATTAAAACGATAAAAAAAACTCACTCTACATGATAGGGAGGACGACTCAGAGCTGGTGGATAAAGTGACTGAATTTGTTTCTAATATCCTGATCTCTTCCGGGCGAAGCAGAAGCTATTATAGTACTGGTTTAAGTCCGGTTCGGAGTTTGAAGCTAGAGAATGAGTTCAGATCAACTCCCACGACCACATGTCATATTGATACTAACCAGAGATCATTCCCGATCGGCTTTCGTTTTATGCCCGACGACTCCACTTTGTTAACGTACGCGAAGCTTCGCCTAGCAAAGTTGCGTGGTTTAGTACAGGCTGTACAGCGTGCAGAGTCAGGTATAATTGGTATTTGTGGAGTCGAAGGTGTTGGGAAGACAACAATTGCAAGGGCCGTTTACCAGGAGATGTCACCACGATTTCAGCACCGTTATTTTACCAATACATCAAACAATATTTCAAGCACGTTCCTGTGCCCACTACGACCTAATGAAGATTATAAGAAACTTAGCTCAGGCGAGGTCAACAAAGAACTGATGGGACACCGCAAGGTTCTGCTTGTTGCCGACGGTGTAGAAGACATTAAGCAGCTAAAAAGTATAATTCAAGATGCTAGTTGGTTTGGACCAGGAAGCTTAGTCATTGTAATCACACAGGACAGGTCTTTGCTCACTCAATGTGGAGTGGAACACATCTACGAGGTTGAGTGTCCGAGATACGAGGAAGCTCTTGCTTTCTTCTCAGAGTTTGCTTTCAAGCAGAGCAGCCCTCTCCCCGGTTTCGAAAGTCTCTCCTTCCAGGCTGTACATGTGGCCAATCGTCTTCCTCTGGCCCTCAAAGTGTTGGGGTCGTTTTTACACGGTAAGGGAAAAGATGAATGGATTAGTACATTGCGTGGAATGGAGGAGTCACGTGATAACTACGCTTCAGAGGTTAATAGGTACCTCGGAGCACATAACTATGCACCAAGGCGTTCGATCAAAGTGGATCATCACATTGGAGTAGATGAAGCAATCTGTTTCCCGCTATATTGCTTGGCTCTAGAATGATATCAATCATCATTAATGTCACTTGGATTTGATTGAATTAAGTAACGTTGTGCAATTTGTGATTGAATAAGACGAACACGAAAACATGTTCGTCAGTAAACTCTTTTGTATACTTATCAATGATTTATGcgtgtgtttttttcttatgttgTATGTGATGGATGGATTTAGCCAAGTCTCGTAAACATATTTTGGATTCAGATGGCATCAGAACTCTCAAGCTTGAAAAACTGAACCAAAACCGACTGACAAAGGTGCTCTGACAGGACGCTAAGTACTTAATAATGAAATATGCTTTGACATAAACATGGACATACAGTGTTAGAAGTGATGCAGAACCAGAACGTAGTATTAAGCAGACAAATGACATCAATGAGATTATATGGGAAGTGAGTTGTAAGCGGTGAAGGAACAAGATTCACATGGATATAAGCACACTGGACAGGCTCGATAAATCACAAGACAGTGGTAACCGCGAGGTATCCACTACCATTAGCTGATAGCAGCATGTGAATATGTTCCAACTTGGAGAGTATTCACCTTCATATCACTTCCAGACATCAAATACAACTGGAGAGATATATTGCAGCAGATGAAGTAGAGTACTGTTCACTTTCATATCACATGTTGCTTTGACATTCAAAATGTGGATCATGTTCTAAGtctacacacatatatatatccCCTCAAAGTGATGCTACATAAAACTAACAAGAAATCGTTATTGTCCTTGTTCGAACCTGGATAATGCCAAGCTTTGTTGGAAGCTATGGAAAAGGTTGTGACGCTTggctttttattctattagCGTGATTAGTGGGTGTTGTCACTGGAGgcatgcttgcatgatattgaAATAAAATCCAACGCAGTGACATGACATGACATGACATG includes:
- the LOC108824564 gene encoding probable disease resistance protein RPP1 — its product is MTHEVFVNFRGNDMRKTFVSHLLVSFKTSCITSFIASEPLEDTDHEAMENSLVAVPVISKSYSVSEWMVKDLSRMIEYEKIGTLRLVPIFFQISPLDILKQIKKYVEVQGGNFEMVRRWMYAQVSRTSSFHSSDWEDDSELVDKVTEFVSNILISSGRSRSYYSTGLSPVRSLKLENEFRSTPTTTCHIDTNQRSFPIGFRFMPDDSTLLTYAKLRLAKLRGLVQAVQRAESGIIGICGVEGVGKTTIARAVYQEMSPRFQHRYFTNTSNNISSTFLCPLRPNEDYKKLSSGEVNKELMGHRKVLLVADGVEDIKQLKSIIQDASWFGPGSLVIVITQDRSLLTQCGVEHIYEVECPRYEEALAFFSEFAFKQSSPLPGFESLSFQAVHVANRLPLALKVLGSFLHGKGKDEWISTLRGMEESRDNYASEVNRYLGAHNYAPRRSIKVDHHIGVDEAICFPLYCLALE